In Candidatus Rokuibacteriota bacterium, the DNA window GTGGTCGAGGCCCTCGCCCGGGACAAGAAGGCGCGGGACGGCCGCGTCCCGTTCGTCCTCGCCCCGCGGATCGGAGCCTTCCAGCTCGTCTTCGACGTCCCGCGGGAGGCCGTGCTGGCGACGCTCGAAGAGCTGGCCTGAGCGCGCCTGGACCAGGGAGGCGCCAGACGGGGCCCGCGCGAGGGACCCGCGATTGACTCGACGCGGCGGCACACGTATAACAAGATCGCCATGGCGCAACCGGTGGCTCGGGTCAGCGGGGAAGTTGCGGCCCAGGCGGCCGCCCAGACCGCCATCCACCGTTACGAGGAGCGGCTCGCAAAGGATCCCGCATCGCTCGCCTTCGCTCCCCTCGCCGACGCCTACCGCAAGGCGGGCCGGGTTCGCGAGGCGATCCGGCTCTGCCGCGAGGGGCTCGAGCGCTTCCCGCACTACACGACGGCGCGCCTGGTGCTCGCCAAGGCGTATCTGGACGAGGGCGACACCGAGCGGGCGGCGGCGGAGCTCGGCGGCCTGGTGGCCAGCGGATCGAAGGACCCGGAAGTGCACCGGCTGCTGGCGCAGGTCCACCGGCTGGCGGGCCGGCTCGACGCGGCGGTGGCCCACCTCGAGCACGCCGCGAGACTCGACCCGGGGGATCGCGAGTCGCGCCTCACGCTCGAGCTCCTCAAGGGGGGAGGACGGCCGCCGGAGGGGTCGCCGCTGGCCGGGCTCCTGGCCGACGATACGTTCGTGACGCTCTCGTTCGGGACGGCCTGTCTCGACCAGGGGCTCTGCGATGAG includes these proteins:
- a CDS encoding tetratricopeptide repeat protein, producing the protein MAQPVARVSGEVAAQAAAQTAIHRYEERLAKDPASLAFAPLADAYRKAGRVREAIRLCREGLERFPHYTTARLVLAKAYLDEGDTERAAAELGGLVASGSKDPEVHRLLAQVHRLAGRLDAAVAHLEHAARLDPGDRESRLTLELLKGGGRPPEGSPLAGLLADDTFVTLSFGTACLDQGLCDEAVQVFLRLLKRDPGDLRAGALLEQALRTRTQKRKGS